The genomic window TGATGAAGCTGCTCTAAATAAAGCCTTTGAATTGGGCGGCATTGACACCGAATATACCCTTATTCACATAGTAGAAACTGTCGGAGCTTTAATGTATGGTGTTCATGTTCATGATCATGAAACTACTATAGATGAGAAGTTATTATTGCAGTACAAAGACATGCTTTCTGAAAAAGGTTTCAGAATAAAAACTGAACTCGGTTTTGGAAAACCAAACAAAGTAATTCCGAAAATTATAAACGAAGGCAACTTTGACATCTTAGTCATGGGAACCCACGGCCACACTGGATTGAAAGATATTCTTTTTGGCACAACCGTAGATAAATTGAGACATAAAATTTCAATACCTTTGTTGATTGTTAAATAAAGGGGCAAAGGCTCAGAGCTGCAAAGGAACAAAGCCTTTGTAACTCTGAACCTCTGAACCTTTGAACCTAAGAAGAATGACCTTTTCAGAAGAAAACTATTTAAAATCTATATACCATCTAACCGCTGCTTTGGAAACTGAAGTAAGCACAAATGCCATTGCAGAAATCATGGAAACAAAAGCTTCTTCTGTAACGGATATGCTTAAAAAGCTGGCAGAAAAAGATTTAGTCAATTATAAAAAATATCAGGGAGTTTCTCTAACCGAAAATGGAAAACTGGCTGCTAAAATGATTGTGAGAAAACATCGTTTATGGGAAGTTTTTTTGGTAGAGAAATTAAATTTCAGCTGGGATGAAGTTCACGATATTGCAGAGCAGTTAGAACACATCAAATCTGAGCAGTTAATTAACCGTTTAGATGACTTTTTGGGAAATCCGACAGAAGAT from Flavobacterium fluviale includes these protein-coding regions:
- a CDS encoding metal-dependent transcriptional regulator, which codes for MTFSEENYLKSIYHLTAALETEVSTNAIAEIMETKASSVTDMLKKLAEKDLVNYKKYQGVSLTENGKLAAKMIVRKHRLWEVFLVEKLNFSWDEVHDIAEQLEHIKSEQLINRLDDFLGNPTEDPHGDPIPDANGRIIKIEKHLLSELIENQIGVCVGVKDTSSEFLKYLDKQGIALGSKIEFLSKESFDLSVKIKVEGRELSISNKIASNLFVKLV